The following proteins come from a genomic window of Candidatus Bathyarchaeia archaeon:
- a CDS encoding carboxymuconolactone decarboxylase family protein encodes MGEMEELIREYKKTSALLAQNNPEAAEAFSAFSKAVTKDGALSRKVKELIALGIAIAVRCEYCIAIHAQLAINAGATKEEMLEAAEVAVLMGGGPARTYVTELRKALEEFQKQG; translated from the coding sequence ATGGGAGAGATGGAGGAGCTAATAAGGGAGTATAAGAAGACCTCAGCCCTATTGGCCCAGAACAACCCGGAGGCGGCCGAGGCCTTCTCGGCCTTCTCGAAGGCCGTTACCAAGGACGGCGCGTTGAGCAGGAAGGTGAAGGAATTGATTGCCCTCGGGATCGCCATAGCCGTTAGATGCGAATATTGCATAGCGATCCACGCGCAACTCGCGATCAATGCCGGCGCCACCAAGGAGGAGATGCTGGAGGCGGCCGAGGTGGCGGTCCTCATGGGGGGAGGGCCCGCTAGGACCTACGTGACCGAGCTCAGGAAGGCCTTGGAGGAGTTCCAAAAGCAGGGCTGA
- a CDS encoding orotidine 5'-phosphate decarboxylase / HUMPS family protein has product MGSRAMFRLNKGLVVACDVDDLGLLERLVDATRDLEPIQGYKIGAGLALRYGIGRAAGIIRKRSDLPIIYDHQKFGTDIPEVCGRLLGALRDSGIDSVIIFPQAGIETLKASVKACAEEGLIPMVGGEMTHKGYLSSEGGYIEDRGPERIYLDAAAMGVEYFILPGNRPASMERYRDLLSGAVARPKFLFPGVGVGQGGDVARAFSILRGHPAYAIVGRGIYSRPDAGRAALEIWDWIRSEGA; this is encoded by the coding sequence TTGGGATCTCGAGCGATGTTCCGCCTGAACAAGGGCCTTGTGGTGGCCTGCGATGTCGACGATCTAGGGCTTTTGGAGAGGCTGGTCGATGCCACCCGGGATCTGGAGCCGATCCAAGGCTATAAGATCGGGGCGGGCTTGGCGCTCAGATATGGCATCGGGAGGGCCGCAGGCATCATACGCAAGCGATCCGATCTTCCGATAATATATGATCATCAAAAGTTCGGCACCGATATACCCGAGGTTTGCGGCCGATTGCTCGGAGCCCTCAGGGATTCGGGCATCGATTCCGTCATAATATTCCCGCAGGCGGGCATCGAAACCCTAAAGGCCTCCGTTAAGGCATGCGCGGAGGAGGGATTGATCCCAATGGTGGGCGGCGAGATGACCCACAAGGGATATTTGTCCAGCGAGGGCGGGTACATCGAGGATCGGGGGCCCGAGAGGATCTACCTCGATGCAGCGGCCATGGGGGTCGAATATTTCATCCTGCCCGGCAATAGGCCGGCGTCCATGGAGAGGTATCGCGACCTCCTAAGCGGAGCCGTGGCGCGCCCGAAGTTCCTCTTCCCCGGCGTCGGGGTTGGACAAGGGGGGGATGTAGCAAGGGCCTTCTCGATCCTGAGGGGGCATCCGGCCTACGCCATCGTCGGCAGGGGTATATACTCCCGGCCTGATGCGGGGCGGGCAGCCTTGGAGATATGGGATTGGATAAGATCGGAGGGCGCATGA
- a CDS encoding NifU family protein encodes MSLTREKVEEALEEIRPRIQADGGNIELVDVEDGVVKVRLVGACAGCPMSQLTLQFGVARFLKSKIPEIKRVEAV; translated from the coding sequence ATGTCCCTGACAAGGGAAAAGGTCGAGGAGGCCTTGGAGGAGATAAGGCCCCGAATACAGGCGGATGGAGGGAATATCGAGCTCGTCGACGTCGAGGACGGCGTGGTAAAGGTGAGGCTGGTAGGGGCCTGCGCCGGTTGCCCGATGTCGCAACTGACGCTTCAATTCGGAGTCGCTAGGTTCCTGAAGAGCAAGATCCCGGAGATAAAGAGGGTCGAGGCCGTATAG
- a CDS encoding carboxypeptidase-like regulatory domain-containing protein, with translation MRGIARALARAPWLIALLLSASIPQSMAHTTLGHYDGIPPLLRSDDHELNPRNSFGRAHVPGPLAHLWPGAGQGLYLGEPLPPPGYQSPFATFERPFQAGGCSYSPEGAIMASGPRWDSIGDFILAINFSQPSFFANPSNPSPVFRYWNLTIYMPAPVVGKGGELIQDGFEPTGAIRWDLGDSSNIVTTLTDDYGRIFVSKADELDPFGPGWWVIRIEASGRGMEFTPERGWGEWYYVRINQIRAPVVAGRYFFKIFLGDRYPIASQSASAPIRAAMPAENWPVVLVKADPDPAIIHGTVRYGKGAAPGLYGEPIRLAGRVRAVGLAEDPISGRVTDRPVEARAYFNASSQGRFELEGLAPGLYDIYASAAGFPEQKVAEGVRVHRGQSLSLDVHLSPGPQLYGIVRSEGAMGPMPWSSQSPITVVIYDSDHYAERNAVCQSPINLTHAPYIPHVHGNVVFGPSGLAPPNSPKPIAFPWEGPGGYNPYSAAPPHKDPFGLFNGVGPAQKWWVGPGEAPDPITGLGSDRFEFRFQFGAKGYFGIPRRLSGMVPQVFATWIDGLGPGNYFVRAFVNGYVQTDASGTRFKHSYFTIPEGAFGFDLSVHISLRRSGIINVTIHFHDRPGEASDSPIGGPDPHRFILVEALDYDGSLAAFNFTHVPSSASSITVTLNGLGMAGPTSPLDPRRGIKYSLFRYRGIRDYGLYPGPYMIRAYARGYIQAAFPGADPQSLDQPLQAQAGMYGSVSQASLHMYRGAGLNVTIRSLDSQRPAVERPWVWNASRVAILAYDAASRAFADVIYFWNPSANSWSLPITNSAHSTIPWPGWRGAFGPSASALITNGSVLVDRMGPDLPSPPIPALEPSSRTNLFLQAQLRLGFLYSESYYRGRGFKSSLALYPGQYAISAWTYGYVQEGVAALGDLGGRIVSASMGSISDVGVELVRGVEFNLTILFRREGVFAALPFNASMRIRIYDDRDILVAAASTSNDPGGYFGAGCGFFADGTKVAFAGCSVPPIPAGAKRVEYLRLAGLFGYVDPSLGGERRRAAMLFQADQGVWGKARAPMAGSYGGGWTVVIELTNWYRPSGFHPPAPGLLQGELHLTNLTALLPYNHLGPFGLRHRARIEGAHLGSGASLTIVLDERAYISGSVYGFNWKGLPRTASWAAISIESIGAGGFKHQAYTFDGFFDSYAEPGPLALTVSARGYCLGRAMIHATEGSSTRLEFYLEPG, from the coding sequence GTGAGGGGGATCGCCCGAGCGCTCGCGAGGGCCCCGTGGCTGATAGCCCTCCTCCTTTCGGCATCGATCCCCCAATCGATGGCCCATACCACCCTGGGCCACTACGATGGGATCCCTCCCCTACTCAGATCCGACGACCACGAGCTAAACCCGAGGAACTCCTTCGGCCGGGCCCATGTGCCGGGCCCATTGGCCCATCTTTGGCCCGGGGCCGGCCAAGGCCTTTACTTGGGCGAGCCATTGCCCCCGCCCGGATATCAATCCCCCTTCGCGACCTTCGAGCGCCCCTTCCAAGCGGGGGGCTGCTCCTATTCGCCGGAGGGGGCGATAATGGCATCGGGGCCGCGCTGGGATAGCATCGGCGATTTCATCCTAGCCATAAACTTCTCTCAACCCTCCTTCTTCGCGAACCCCTCCAACCCCAGCCCGGTGTTCCGCTATTGGAACCTGACCATCTATATGCCAGCCCCAGTGGTGGGCAAGGGGGGGGAGTTGATCCAGGACGGGTTCGAGCCCACTGGGGCCATAAGATGGGATCTGGGCGATTCCTCCAACATAGTCACGACCCTGACCGATGATTACGGGAGGATATTCGTCTCCAAGGCGGATGAGCTGGATCCCTTCGGCCCGGGATGGTGGGTGATAAGGATAGAGGCTTCGGGGAGGGGGATGGAGTTCACGCCGGAAAGGGGTTGGGGGGAGTGGTATTACGTAAGGATCAACCAGATCAGGGCCCCGGTTGTCGCCGGTAGGTATTTCTTCAAGATCTTCCTCGGGGATCGCTACCCGATCGCCTCCCAATCCGCCTCGGCCCCTATAAGGGCCGCCATGCCCGCCGAGAATTGGCCCGTCGTGCTCGTCAAGGCCGACCCCGATCCGGCGATAATTCATGGGACCGTCAGGTATGGCAAGGGAGCGGCCCCGGGCCTCTACGGCGAGCCAATCCGCCTCGCCGGGAGGGTGAGGGCCGTTGGGCTGGCCGAGGATCCGATATCCGGGAGGGTCACCGATAGGCCCGTGGAGGCTAGGGCGTATTTCAACGCCAGCTCCCAAGGGCGCTTTGAGCTCGAGGGCTTGGCCCCAGGGCTTTACGATATTTACGCCAGCGCGGCCGGCTTCCCGGAGCAGAAGGTCGCGGAGGGGGTCAGGGTCCATCGGGGACAATCCCTCAGCCTCGATGTCCACTTGAGCCCGGGCCCCCAGCTGTATGGGATCGTGCGCTCGGAGGGGGCCATGGGCCCGATGCCTTGGAGCTCCCAATCGCCGATAACCGTGGTCATATACGATAGCGATCATTACGCGGAGCGAAACGCCGTTTGTCAATCCCCGATCAATTTGACCCACGCGCCCTACATCCCCCACGTCCATGGGAATGTGGTCTTCGGGCCCTCCGGCCTAGCTCCCCCAAATTCCCCAAAGCCCATCGCCTTCCCATGGGAGGGGCCCGGGGGCTATAACCCCTACTCGGCCGCGCCGCCGCATAAGGATCCTTTCGGCCTCTTCAACGGCGTCGGCCCAGCCCAGAAGTGGTGGGTTGGGCCTGGGGAGGCCCCGGATCCGATCACGGGCTTGGGATCCGATCGGTTCGAGTTCAGGTTCCAATTCGGGGCGAAGGGCTACTTCGGGATCCCGAGGAGGCTTAGCGGCATGGTCCCGCAAGTGTTCGCGACTTGGATCGATGGCCTCGGGCCAGGGAACTACTTCGTCAGAGCCTTCGTCAACGGCTATGTTCAAACCGATGCGAGCGGAACGAGGTTCAAGCATTCCTACTTCACGATCCCGGAGGGGGCCTTTGGATTCGACCTCTCGGTCCATATATCGCTAAGGCGCTCGGGCATCATCAACGTAACGATCCATTTCCACGATCGGCCGGGGGAGGCCTCGGACAGCCCGATCGGCGGCCCGGATCCCCATCGCTTCATCTTGGTGGAGGCCTTGGACTACGATGGTTCCCTCGCGGCCTTCAACTTCACCCATGTTCCCTCGAGCGCCTCATCGATAACGGTGACGTTGAACGGCTTAGGGATGGCCGGCCCAACGTCCCCATTGGACCCAAGAAGGGGCATCAAATATTCCCTCTTCAGGTATCGGGGCATCAGGGATTACGGCCTATACCCGGGCCCCTATATGATCAGGGCCTATGCCCGCGGCTATATACAGGCCGCATTCCCCGGCGCCGATCCCCAATCCTTGGATCAGCCGCTCCAAGCCCAAGCGGGCATGTATGGCTCCGTATCCCAAGCCAGCCTCCACATGTATAGGGGGGCGGGTCTGAACGTGACTATAAGATCCCTTGATTCCCAAAGGCCAGCCGTTGAAAGGCCTTGGGTTTGGAACGCCTCAAGGGTGGCCATCTTGGCATACGACGCGGCCTCGAGAGCCTTCGCCGACGTCATATATTTCTGGAATCCCTCCGCCAACTCCTGGAGCCTGCCGATCACCAATTCGGCCCATTCGACGATCCCATGGCCGGGATGGAGGGGGGCCTTCGGCCCCTCAGCATCCGCGCTCATCACAAACGGATCGGTCCTCGTGGATCGAATGGGCCCGGATCTCCCCTCCCCACCAATCCCCGCCCTTGAGCCTAGCTCGCGGACGAACCTATTCCTTCAAGCCCAGCTCAGGCTCGGCTTCCTATATTCGGAGTCTTACTATAGGGGGAGGGGCTTCAAATCATCCCTAGCCCTTTACCCGGGCCAATATGCGATAAGCGCTTGGACCTATGGATATGTCCAAGAGGGGGTCGCGGCGCTCGGGGACCTCGGGGGGCGCATCGTTAGCGCCTCGATGGGCTCCATATCGGACGTGGGCGTGGAGCTGGTGAGGGGCGTGGAGTTCAACCTCACGATCCTATTCAGGAGGGAGGGCGTATTCGCGGCCCTCCCCTTCAATGCATCGATGCGGATAAGGATCTACGATGATAGGGATATATTGGTGGCGGCGGCCTCGACCTCGAACGACCCAGGCGGATACTTCGGGGCCGGATGCGGGTTCTTCGCCGATGGCACCAAGGTGGCCTTTGCGGGATGCTCCGTCCCGCCGATCCCGGCGGGCGCCAAGAGGGTCGAATACCTTAGGCTGGCGGGCCTATTCGGTTACGTGGACCCGAGCCTAGGGGGCGAGAGGAGGAGGGCGGCGATGCTCTTCCAAGCGGATCAAGGGGTTTGGGGCAAGGCCCGCGCGCCGATGGCCGGATCCTATGGGGGCGGATGGACCGTGGTGATCGAGTTGACGAATTGGTATAGGCCCTCGGGCTTCCATCCGCCCGCCCCGGGCCTTTTGCAAGGGGAGCTCCATCTGACGAACCTAACGGCCCTTTTGCCCTATAATCACCTCGGCCCATTCGGGCTCAGGCATCGGGCTAGGATCGAGGGGGCCCATCTCGGATCCGGTGCGAGCTTGACGATCGTTTTGGATGAGAGGGCCTATATATCGGGCTCGGTCTACGGCTTCAATTGGAAGGGATTGCCGAGGACCGCCAGCTGGGCCGCCATATCGATCGAATCGATCGGGGCTGGGGGCTTCAAGCATCAGGCCTATACCTTCGATGGATTCTTCGATTCTTATGCGGAGCCCGGGCCCTTGGCCCTGACGGTGAGCGCCCGCGGCTATTGCCTTGGGAGGGCCATGATCCATGCGACCGAGGGCTCGAGCACTCGATTAGAGTTTTACTTGGAGCCGGGATGA
- a CDS encoding geranylgeranylglycerol-phosphate geranylgeranyltransferase, with product MRAFLRMIRPINCLMTGLAVLVGALIALAIPGPGGVAHRLPLGFSTGFLLTGASMAINDYYDRHIDAINEPDRPIPSGLIKPWEALALTAALAALGLLAAHLTSPECFAIALASLATSLLYSTRGKRTGLIGNLMVSACVAIPFIYGGFVAGRGLEPLLVIFASMAFLSNAGREVTKGIADAEGDRARGIRTIAVAMGSRTAAELALALFSLAIALSAIPPIFGLVSAWYVPPVIIADLGFLSSALRVLRNPSRPEALKAKRSALLWMALGMVAFLAGSLTR from the coding sequence TTGAGGGCATTCCTAAGGATGATCAGGCCCATCAACTGCCTAATGACGGGCCTCGCGGTCCTCGTCGGGGCCCTTATAGCCTTGGCGATCCCAGGGCCCGGGGGCGTTGCCCACCGGCTCCCCTTGGGCTTTTCGACTGGCTTCCTGCTGACCGGGGCCTCGATGGCCATTAACGATTATTACGACAGGCACATCGATGCCATAAACGAGCCAGATCGCCCCATACCGAGCGGACTCATCAAGCCTTGGGAGGCCCTCGCCTTAACGGCGGCGCTGGCGGCGCTCGGGCTCTTGGCCGCCCATTTGACGAGCCCGGAATGCTTCGCGATAGCGCTCGCATCGCTGGCGACATCGCTCCTCTATTCCACTAGGGGGAAGAGGACCGGGCTGATCGGAAACCTTATGGTAAGCGCTTGCGTCGCCATCCCGTTCATATACGGGGGCTTCGTGGCCGGCCGCGGCTTGGAGCCCCTCTTGGTGATATTCGCCTCGATGGCATTCCTTTCGAACGCCGGCAGGGAGGTTACGAAAGGGATAGCGGATGCGGAGGGCGATAGGGCGAGGGGCATCAGGACGATCGCGGTAGCGATGGGGAGCCGAACGGCCGCCGAGCTAGCCCTAGCCCTCTTCTCGTTGGCGATTGCCTTGAGCGCCATTCCGCCCATCTTCGGACTGGTCTCGGCTTGGTACGTGCCACCCGTCATAATCGCTGATCTGGGGTTCCTTAGCTCCGCGTTAAGGGTCCTCCGGAACCCGAGCAGGCCGGAGGCCCTTAAGGCCAAGAGATCGGCTTTGCTTTGGATGGCCTTGGGCATGGTGGCCTTCTTGGCCGGCTCATTGACCCGATGA
- a CDS encoding undecaprenyl-diphosphate phosphatase, which translates to MDRAAAAILLGAIQGVAEWLPISSSGHLALIQISLGLGAPVAFDALLHLATLLVAAAKFRGDLASIFCSWLKLDLGSPPAKLGLMVLVGNVPTLLLGLALRGAFEAMYSDPRAIGLAFLLTGSLLYASRRGGEGCKAIGHREAILIGLSQGLSIAPGASRSGLTIATALLLGIERNEAVRFSFLLMMPAILGALALEAGRPSAADIGPLEALAGFSAALAIGYLSLGLLIRSVSKGRFHLFSYYCWLIGAIALAHSLEPLA; encoded by the coding sequence ATGGATAGGGCCGCGGCCGCGATATTGCTGGGGGCGATCCAAGGGGTTGCGGAATGGCTCCCGATCTCCAGCTCGGGCCATCTCGCCTTGATCCAGATCTCCCTCGGCCTCGGCGCCCCCGTGGCCTTCGATGCCCTCCTCCATTTGGCCACTTTGCTCGTCGCCGCGGCCAAGTTCAGGGGCGATTTGGCCTCGATCTTTTGCAGCTGGCTGAAGCTGGACTTGGGTTCTCCTCCCGCCAAGCTGGGCCTGATGGTGCTCGTGGGGAACGTTCCAACGCTCCTCTTGGGCTTAGCCCTTAGGGGCGCCTTCGAGGCGATGTACTCCGATCCGAGGGCCATTGGGCTCGCGTTCCTATTGACCGGCTCCCTCCTCTACGCCTCAAGGCGCGGCGGCGAAGGCTGTAAGGCGATCGGGCATAGGGAGGCGATCCTTATCGGCCTATCCCAAGGGCTTTCCATAGCCCCCGGCGCCTCCAGGAGCGGGCTCACCATAGCCACTGCCCTCCTATTGGGCATCGAGCGGAATGAGGCCGTGAGGTTCTCGTTCCTCCTCATGATGCCCGCCATCCTCGGGGCCCTCGCATTGGAGGCGGGGCGGCCATCCGCCGCCGATATAGGCCCCTTAGAGGCCCTAGCGGGCTTCTCCGCCGCCTTGGCGATCGGCTATCTATCGCTGGGCTTGCTCATCCGCTCGGTCTCGAAGGGGAGGTTCCATCTCTTCTCCTATTATTGTTGGTTAATTGGGGCGATCGCCTTGGCCCATTCCCTCGAGCCCCTTGCATGA
- a CDS encoding phospholipase D family protein, translated as MSRRWIIGAIAIVVILLLIVVLVAQIQRSAPTAQTITVTEVRTITLTALRTETRLKTIALIEAPSYEVHFSPKGGCEARLLYWLSRANSSIHVLIYSFTLDSVGDALIAAHKRGLDVRIVMERDEAGQRGSEYGKLKGAGVPVRLDTNPALMHNKVAIIDGLIVITGSFNWTASAEAHNNENMIVIRSSQVAALYEEEFERIWGRSAL; from the coding sequence ATGTCTAGGAGGTGGATCATCGGAGCCATCGCCATAGTGGTAATCCTGCTCCTGATCGTGGTCCTGGTCGCCCAAATCCAAAGATCCGCGCCAACCGCTCAGACGATCACCGTTACGGAGGTTCGAACAATCACCCTGACCGCCCTGAGGACCGAGACGAGGCTCAAAACGATCGCGCTCATCGAGGCGCCGAGCTATGAGGTCCATTTCTCGCCCAAGGGCGGTTGTGAGGCCCGCCTCCTATATTGGCTGAGCAGGGCCAACTCCTCAATCCACGTCCTCATCTACTCCTTCACCTTGGACAGCGTAGGTGATGCTCTGATCGCCGCCCATAAGCGCGGCCTCGACGTACGAATAGTTATGGAGAGGGATGAGGCGGGGCAAAGGGGGAGCGAATATGGGAAGCTAAAAGGGGCCGGCGTCCCAGTCAGACTTGATACAAACCCGGCCCTGATGCATAATAAGGTGGCAATCATAGATGGTTTGATCGTTATAACGGGTAGCTTCAATTGGACCGCTAGCGCGGAGGCCCATAACAATGAGAACATGATCGTCATAAGGAGTTCCCAAGTCGCGGCCCTTTACGAGGAAGAGTTCGAGAGGATCTGGGGCCGAAGCGCGCTTTGA
- a CDS encoding ECF transporter S component, whose amino-acid sequence MNREPGPPNSLKAVSTALCAALYAIGSYATSYIQSPWGMGQFRPAVVIPALFATIFGPWVGGIGAAMGTLICDSVKHGGLYMGSLLAAVPGNFIGFFLFGHIVRRGFSWRRFIAASNASLAIGNLIVAFLYVFAYKALYAQALPISMEALTLLSIGLTIFWFITMLPFVLLIAPPIIRAVAISFPSIVPEGMRAHSLRGEIPRREFGLALAIPGIAMLLMGFSTSTAFGRYLATNFSKTFTPMIMELLQIMLYGSGIALSALGFAVLGAVPIGRRRERGFKAPS is encoded by the coding sequence ATGAATAGGGAGCCGGGGCCGCCAAATTCGCTGAAGGCCGTTTCCACGGCGCTTTGCGCCGCGCTATACGCCATCGGCTCCTATGCGACCTCCTACATCCAATCCCCTTGGGGCATGGGCCAGTTCCGGCCGGCGGTCGTAATACCGGCGCTCTTCGCCACCATATTCGGGCCTTGGGTCGGCGGGATCGGGGCGGCCATGGGAACATTGATATGCGATTCAGTGAAGCATGGGGGCCTTTACATGGGCAGCCTCTTGGCCGCTGTGCCCGGGAACTTCATAGGTTTCTTCCTATTCGGCCATATAGTCCGGAGGGGGTTCTCGTGGAGGCGGTTCATAGCGGCATCAAATGCCTCCTTGGCCATAGGAAACCTGATCGTGGCCTTCCTATATGTATTCGCTTATAAGGCGCTTTACGCGCAGGCCCTCCCGATTTCGATGGAGGCCTTGACCCTGCTATCCATCGGTTTGACGATCTTCTGGTTCATAACGATGCTCCCCTTCGTCCTTTTGATAGCTCCACCGATCATAAGGGCCGTTGCCATCTCCTTCCCGAGCATAGTCCCGGAGGGGATGAGGGCCCATTCCCTAAGGGGGGAGATCCCTCGGAGGGAGTTCGGCCTAGCGCTGGCGATCCCCGGGATCGCCATGCTGCTCATGGGATTCTCGACGAGCACCGCTTTCGGGAGATATTTGGCGACGAATTTCTCGAAGACCTTCACGCCCATGATAATGGAGTTGCTTCAAATAATGCTCTATGGGAGCGGGATCGCCCTCTCGGCCTTGGGGTTTGCCGTGCTGGGAGCTGTTCCGATCGGGAGGCGAAGGGAGAGGGGCTTCAAAGCGCCTTCATGA
- a CDS encoding radical SAM protein, with amino-acid sequence MARESQCKLCGRRAKDISGFLGICGDCAKEGTEEALRIALDAHARSRARFGLPPRPPKNPSGLRCGWCGNDCRIGEGERGFCGLVENMEGRLIRIAGTPEVGIASAYLDPHPTNCVAAWACAGGSGAGYPKYSLARGPEYGFYNLAVFYGACSYDCLYCQNWHFRGMISKGERMSSEELASMASPRVTCICFFGGDPIPQIHHAIEAARIARRRRDGILRVCLETNGNMAQSWLDEIARISWESGGGIKFDLKCYNESLHIALTGVSNRQALENIRRLSKLHGDRPEVPFIRASTLLVPGYVDEEEVKAIAEYLASIDPTIPYSLLAYSPQFEMDDLPLTSARLAEACKRAAEEAGLERVNIGNRFLLAH; translated from the coding sequence ATGGCCCGGGAATCCCAATGCAAGCTCTGCGGCCGAAGGGCCAAGGATATCTCCGGATTTTTGGGGATCTGCGGCGATTGCGCCAAGGAGGGGACCGAGGAGGCTCTTCGGATCGCCCTTGATGCCCACGCCCGATCTAGGGCTAGGTTCGGCCTGCCACCGAGGCCGCCCAAGAACCCCTCAGGCCTAAGGTGCGGCTGGTGCGGCAACGATTGCAGGATCGGCGAAGGGGAGAGGGGCTTCTGCGGGCTGGTTGAAAATATGGAGGGGAGGCTGATCAGGATCGCTGGGACGCCCGAGGTGGGCATCGCAAGCGCATACTTGGATCCGCATCCAACCAATTGCGTCGCGGCTTGGGCCTGCGCCGGTGGGAGCGGGGCCGGATATCCGAAATATTCCTTGGCGAGGGGTCCTGAGTACGGCTTTTATAACCTAGCGGTCTTCTACGGCGCTTGCTCCTACGATTGCCTCTATTGCCAAAACTGGCACTTCAGGGGGATGATATCCAAGGGGGAGCGGATGAGCTCCGAGGAGCTGGCCTCGATGGCGAGCCCTAGGGTTACCTGCATATGCTTCTTCGGCGGCGACCCGATCCCCCAGATCCACCACGCCATAGAGGCCGCTAGGATCGCGAGGCGCCGGAGGGATGGGATATTGAGGGTTTGCTTGGAGACGAATGGGAACATGGCCCAGAGCTGGCTTGATGAGATAGCCCGGATAAGCTGGGAATCGGGGGGAGGGATAAAGTTCGATTTGAAATGTTATAACGAGAGCCTCCACATAGCCCTCACGGGCGTTAGCAATAGGCAAGCCCTTGAGAACATTAGGAGGCTATCGAAGCTCCATGGGGATAGGCCGGAGGTCCCATTCATAAGGGCGAGTACGTTGCTGGTCCCGGGATATGTGGATGAGGAAGAAGTCAAGGCGATAGCGGAATATTTGGCGAGCATTGATCCCACGATCCCCTATTCCCTGCTGGCCTATTCCCCCCAATTCGAGATGGACGATCTGCCGCTTACATCCGCTAGGCTGGCGGAGGCCTGCAAAAGGGCGGCCGAAGAAGCGGGGCTGGAGAGGGTCAATATAGGGAATCGATTCCTCCTAGCGCATTGA